One Halalkalicoccus sp. NIPERK01 DNA window includes the following coding sequences:
- the cruF gene encoding bisanhydrobacterioruberin hydratase, protein MSEPAVATPRARVESTLERVVEENRFTIAVTFPLVGVALLIAGREGLVPAALAMNPYLLIGANLVMVSPLVAGLTPLIDRRAALGLSALALFTWGIELAGVLTGLPYGEFSYGVELGPMLFGLVPLGLPVFYFPILLNSYLLALLFLGTPSFPRRFALTLGVVLALDLILDPGAVALGFWGWASPGGYYGVPAINYLGWLLSGSVAIAILQRSLDHGAVLAQLEGCGFFLDDLVSFLVLWGLINAYFGNWVPVALALGLAGTLLTSDWFDFDVL, encoded by the coding sequence ACGCGTCGTCGAGGAGAACCGCTTCACCATTGCCGTCACCTTCCCGCTGGTCGGGGTCGCCCTCCTGATCGCCGGCAGGGAGGGGCTGGTCCCCGCCGCCCTTGCGATGAACCCCTACCTGTTGATCGGGGCCAACCTCGTGATGGTCTCGCCGCTCGTGGCCGGGCTCACCCCGCTGATCGACCGGCGTGCGGCCCTCGGACTCTCGGCCCTCGCGCTGTTTACGTGGGGGATCGAACTGGCGGGCGTTCTCACCGGGCTGCCCTACGGCGAGTTTTCTTATGGTGTGGAACTCGGCCCGATGCTGTTCGGGCTGGTGCCCCTCGGGCTTCCCGTCTTCTACTTCCCCATCCTCCTGAACAGCTACCTGCTCGCGTTGCTGTTCCTCGGAACCCCCTCGTTCCCCCGGCGGTTCGCGCTCACGCTGGGGGTCGTGCTCGCGCTCGACCTGATCCTCGACCCCGGCGCGGTCGCGCTCGGCTTCTGGGGGTGGGCGTCGCCGGGAGGCTACTACGGCGTGCCCGCGATCAACTACCTCGGCTGGCTCCTCAGCGGGTCGGTCGCCATCGCGATCCTCCAGCGCTCGCTCGATCACGGGGCCGTCCTCGCCCAACTGGAGGGCTGTGGGTTCTTCCTCGACGACCTGGTGAGCTTCCTCGTGCTCTGGGGGCTGATCAACGCCTACTTCGGGAACTGGGTGCCCGTCGCGCTGGCGCTGGGGCTCGCCGGGACCCTGCTCACGAGCGACTGGTTCGACTTCGACGTCCTGTAG